gggggggtggagggggctagTGCCCCCTGGAGGGGAAATGTCCCTAGCCCACTTGAGCCCCCCCCAGTCCCTGTCCACCCTGAGCTGGTCCTCACCTCGGTTGTATCGGTCTCCTCTCCTAGCTGCCCCTCCACGTAGCTCGAGCCCACGTTcacagctgcctggcctggctgctcacTGATACTGGTGGTCGTGGCACCGGGGTTCCTGGCCAGCAAGTCGGCCGCCTGGTCGAATTCTGCAGCAGTCAGACCAGGCTGGAAATCAGCTTCCCCGGCCCTGACTTCAGCTGGCAGCTGCGGCTCCAAATCCCTGCCCCTCCTGATCTGGGCTGGTTCAGCTCGGCCACACGTGGTCCAACCCCTGCTACCAACCTACCCCTGTGCGACCTTGGCCCAGCCCCTGGATCATCTCCCCACGCCGAACTGTTCAGACCCCACTCCCTGGGGAGGCCAAAATCAAACCCAGAAAGAAGCAGAGAAGGAATGGGCCTATTAACTCTTTCCTGGCAGGGGGGACCTCTGTTAGGCAGAGCAGGTTAGGAACACAAACACCCACAGCCACGGCTGCAGAGGCCTCTCTCTCCcagaggggccagggccagctgctgcaggggagatgacAGAAGACCTGCAGGGACAGCCAGGGGCTAAGCTCCTATGAGGGAGGTGTTGCTTCTGATTACAAGTGGTCCAAGGTTGGGTCAGGCCCCGCAGCATCAGGGTCTGTAACCTTCCCAACTGGACTATCTACCACTCTGATTCTGGCCCTGTTATCTGTAATAAGGGTCGGGCATCAGGCTGTTTTGCCCCGGCTGGCTGTAGCCAGCCACTGCATGGTGTTGTGTCATAAAAAGAATAATCTCTGGTTCTCATGtagcctcttccactcctttgCAAAGCAGTGAGCAATCGGGCTCATCCTCCccatgttacagatggggaaagtgaggcaggagaggggaagtaACTTTTCCTAGGACaaccagcaggccagtggcagagcaaagcagggaaccaccccagcccactgctctaaGCTCAAGGCCTCCTTCAGTGAGCGCCAGGTAGAAATCTCCTAGCAGGACACGTAACGGATGCAGGTGGCTCCAGCCCTAGAGACAGGGCAGCCTCCTGACAGGCACCAGTGTCGACCACCTGTTTTCTGGGGGTGACAGCGCAGCCGGGCAGACCCAGCTGCGTCCCGGAGCTCCGGGGTGCCTGGGACAGGAGGGACGGAAATACCCGCCCCGAAGGGCGACGCTGGCGGCTGAAATCCTCCCGGAAGGCCCAGGCTCACCGTGGAACTGGAGCTCGTCGGAGGCGGCCATCGCTGGGGCTGCCGCAGGCAGGGACTCCGCTGCGGGCAGAGCGGAGCGAGCGCGCTTAGGGCTGAAGGCGGGACGGAGCCCGAGCGCGCCGGGCCGGGCGCCGCGCTGCCCTGGGCCGCTGGTGGGCACCCGGCCGGCGGGGAGCGCGGGGCGGGGGTCGCGCGTGCAGGAGagcccggggggcagggggggggagACCCGACCCGTAGATCCGGCCTGGAACCCAGGGCGGGGCCCTTCCTCTGCCGGGCCGCGGCCGCCCCCCACCCGGCTTCCTCGGGCcgccgccccggcccggcccaggcaGCTCCGGCCGcggcggggaaactgaggcagggggcggggccggctggAGGGAacgacccccacccccgccagcgcTACCTGCCTGGCGTCCCTCCAGCTGCTGCGTGTCGATCCCGCCCGGCCTGGCGCACGTCCCGCCGCGGGggagcccgccccgccccccgccccccgccccgatggtctcgcccggccccgccccgccccgtctcCCGGCCGGGTGGAAACCACTTCCGGTGCCGGCCATGGCGGGGAGCGGGAGCCGCTGGCAGCGGATCGGCACCACCCGGCTGGGTAAGTTCCTGGGTGAACGGTCGgtagcccggacgcctgggtcctttgggggggcgggatttgctgacccggacgcctgggttctttgGGGGGCGGGATTTGCTGatccggacgcctgggttctttggggggggtggggatttgctgacccggacgcctgggttctttggggggggtggggatttgctgacccggacgcctgggttctttgGGGGGCGGGATTTGCTGatccggacgcctgggttctttggggggggtggggatttgctgacccggacgcctgggttctttgGGGGGCGGGATTTGCtgacccggacgcctgggttctttgGGGTACACACTGGAGCACGGCGCTGGCAGTCCAGGTCCTTTTGCCCGCTGTGCTTGAGCTCTTCCCCCTGCGTGAGCCCGTGCCCCAGTACCCAAAGGCGCTGGGGGTGGCTAGGTGCCTCTCCCCAGACAGCAacgcagggtcctgtggcaccttatagactaacagaaaagttttgagcgtgagctttcgtgagcacagactcacttcaccagatgctggtcttAGATTTCCAAGTcttagatttccaagaccagcatctggtgaagtgagtctgtgctcacgaaagctcatgctcaaaacttttctgttagtctataaggtgccacaggacccatcgtagctgttacagatccagactaacacggctccccctccgatacttctTCCCAGACAGCAGCCACTGACCTTTCTCTCCCCACGCAGGTGCATGGTGCAAGAACCTGCTGCATGACTATGCCGACGCCTGCAGGGACGTGGCCCTTGGCGTGAAGGAGCAACCTGGGAAAGCTGGACTGTACCTCTCGCTGTTGGCCGGAGCCACCGTCTGCAGCCGCAACGTCCCCTGCGAAACCTCTTTTGAGTCCTCCCTCCTCGAAGCCGccagcaccctcctcctcctctccccctgggTCCGGAACAGCGGCTCCGAGGGGCACGTCCAGCACCTGATGAAACTCAGGAACCAAGGGCAGCTGCGCTACCAGAGCCTGGTCGTCTTCTCCCTCACCTACCAGGCTCCCTTTGATGCGGAAGCTGCTCTGTACCAGGCTCACTGCAAATACCTGGAGCCCCGCTGGATGGACTTTCCTGGACGGATCCTGGATGTAGGATTCCTGGGACGCTGGTGGGTTTTAAGTTCAAAAATGAAGGATTCGGACATCAATGAAGAGGAATTCAAATATCTCCCCCAGCATCTCAGGACCATCTCTGCCAGGAACCTCCACTCGGAGGCCAATGAAAAACTCTTTGACGAGAAGTACAAACCAGTCATCCTGACGGAGGAGCAGATTGAGCAAGCGGAAAAGGAGGAGCAGCAGTCACCTCAGGTGGCCTTCAACCAATAATCTGGACAAAGAGACTTCTGGTTCCGGTTGGGTCTCGGGGACGGTCAGTCTGGGAGTGGACACTGTAGGGGAGGACAGAGAGATGAAATAAACCTCAGAATGAAATATAATTGGGCTGATCCAAGCTATTGCTAACTGCCCTCCTGGCTAGTAATTACCAGATTGcatgcagccacccacagccgacagcaagtgtttctattggtggtgcatatatgCACCTGCCtgagtgcatgtaacaaaatttattttgcacatggctggataaaaattagagagaacactgaaagAAAATTAGAGGAAACTTTTAGAGggatcaagaaagatgtggagaaactggaaaaggtc
This sequence is a window from Carettochelys insculpta isolate YL-2023 chromosome 29, ASM3395843v1, whole genome shotgun sequence. Protein-coding genes within it:
- the TIMM29 gene encoding LOW QUALITY PROTEIN: mitochondrial import inner membrane translocase subunit Tim29 (The sequence of the model RefSeq protein was modified relative to this genomic sequence to represent the inferred CDS: inserted 3 bases in 2 codons) gives rise to the protein MVSPGPXPAPSPGRVETTSGAGXMAGSGSRWQRIGTTRLGAWCKNLLHDYADACRDVALGVKEQPGKAGLYLSLLAGATVCSRNVPCETSFESSLLEAASTLLLLSPWVRNSGSEGHVQHLMKLRNQGQLRYQSLVVFSLTYQAPFDAEAALYQAHCKYLEPRWMDFPGRILDVGFLGRWWVLSSKMKDSDINEEEFKYLPQHLRTISARNLHSEANEKLFDEKYKPVILTEEQIEQAEKEEQQSPQVAFNQ